In Streptomyces sp. P3, one DNA window encodes the following:
- the hisC gene encoding histidinol-phosphate transaminase, translating to MSETSPKLRAELEGIPTYKPGRPAAAGGPVAYKLSSNENPYPPLPGVMESVTAAAAAFNRYPDLACTALVNEISERFGVPAAHLATGTGSVGVAQQLVQATSGPGDEVIYAWRSFEAYPIITRISGARAVQVPLTPGDVHDLDAMAEAITERTRLIFVCNPNNPTGTVVRRAELERFLDRVPRDVLVVLDEAYREFIRDPEVPDGVELYRERPNVCVLRTFSKAYGLAGLRVGFAIAHEPVAEALRKTAVPFGVSQLAQEAAIASLRAEDALLGRVGSLVCERLRVVEALRAQGWTVPETQANFVWLRLGEQTAAFAGACEQAGVVVRPFPGEGVRVTIGETEANDIFLKAAEGFRKEL from the coding sequence GTGAGCGAGACGAGCCCCAAGCTGCGCGCCGAGCTGGAGGGTATCCCCACCTACAAGCCGGGCAGGCCGGCTGCGGCGGGCGGTCCCGTGGCCTACAAGCTGTCCTCCAACGAGAACCCCTATCCGCCGCTGCCCGGGGTGATGGAGAGCGTGACGGCCGCGGCCGCCGCCTTCAACCGTTACCCGGACCTGGCCTGCACGGCGCTGGTGAACGAGATCTCCGAGCGTTTCGGTGTCCCGGCCGCCCATCTGGCCACCGGCACCGGCTCGGTCGGCGTCGCCCAGCAGCTGGTCCAGGCGACCTCCGGCCCCGGCGACGAGGTGATCTACGCCTGGCGGTCCTTCGAGGCGTACCCGATCATCACGCGGATCAGCGGCGCGCGCGCCGTGCAGGTGCCGCTGACGCCGGGGGACGTCCACGACCTGGACGCCATGGCCGAAGCGATCACCGAGCGGACGCGGCTGATCTTCGTCTGCAACCCCAACAACCCCACGGGCACCGTCGTCAGGCGGGCCGAGCTCGAACGTTTCCTGGACCGGGTGCCGAGGGACGTGCTGGTCGTGCTCGACGAGGCCTACCGCGAGTTCATCCGCGACCCCGAGGTGCCGGACGGCGTCGAGCTGTACCGCGAGCGGCCCAACGTGTGCGTGCTGCGGACCTTCTCCAAGGCGTACGGTCTGGCCGGTCTGCGGGTGGGCTTCGCCATCGCCCACGAGCCGGTCGCGGAGGCACTGCGCAAGACGGCGGTGCCGTTCGGCGTCAGTCAGCTCGCGCAGGAGGCCGCGATCGCCTCGCTGCGCGCCGAGGACGCGCTGCTCGGCCGGGTCGGCTCCCTGGTGTGCGAGCGTCTGCGGGTGGTCGAGGCCCTGCGCGCGCAGGGCTGGACGGTGCCCGAGACGCAGGCCAACTTCGTGTGGCTGCGGCTCGGCGAGCAGACGGCGGCCTTCGCGGGGGCGTGCGAGCAGGCCGGCGTCGTGGTGCGGCCGTTCCCGGGTGAAGGAGTGCGGGTGACGATCGGCGAGACCGAGGCGAACGACATCTTCCTGAAGGCGGCAGAGGGCTTTCGCAAGGAGCTGTAG
- a CDS encoding LacI family DNA-binding transcriptional regulator gives MTAAGKHQVSRAETSRRGSRPGRAGIRDVAAAAGVSITTVSDALNGKGRLPDATRRHVREVADRLGYRPSAAARTLRTGKSGLIGLTVTTYGDEPFTFTEFAYFAEMARAATSAALARGYALVILPATSRHDVWSNVALDGTVVIDPSDQDPVVSELVRQGLPVVSDGRPAGTLPVTAWVDNDHEAAVLDILDHLADAGARRIGLLTGTTTDTYTHLSTSAYLQWCERVGQDPVYEAYPAHDPCAGAVAADRLLARPDRPDAVYGLFDPNGTDLLAAARRYGLRVPEELLIVCCSESMVYANTEPPVTTLSLQPRRIGTAAVQLLIDAIEGVESERTVEQVIPTELMVRTSSQRRPPRTTVSPPRAPEKG, from the coding sequence ATGACAGCAGCAGGGAAGCACCAGGTGAGCCGCGCGGAAACCTCACGCCGAGGCAGCCGGCCGGGCCGGGCGGGCATCAGGGACGTGGCCGCCGCCGCCGGAGTGTCCATCACGACCGTCTCGGACGCCCTCAACGGCAAGGGCAGGCTCCCCGACGCCACCCGACGCCATGTCCGCGAGGTCGCCGACCGACTGGGCTACCGCCCCTCCGCGGCAGCCCGAACCCTCCGAACCGGCAAGTCGGGCCTCATCGGCCTGACCGTGACCACGTACGGGGATGAACCTTTCACCTTCACCGAGTTCGCGTACTTCGCGGAGATGGCGCGGGCCGCCACGTCGGCCGCGCTGGCCCGCGGCTACGCGCTCGTCATCCTCCCCGCGACCTCGCGCCACGACGTGTGGTCGAACGTCGCCCTGGACGGCACGGTCGTCATCGACCCCTCCGACCAGGATCCGGTGGTCAGCGAGCTGGTCCGGCAGGGTTTACCGGTCGTCTCCGACGGCCGCCCGGCCGGCACGCTCCCGGTCACCGCGTGGGTGGACAACGACCACGAGGCGGCCGTCCTCGACATCCTCGACCATCTGGCCGACGCCGGCGCCCGCCGCATCGGCCTGCTCACCGGCACCACGACCGACACCTACACGCACCTGTCGACCAGCGCTTACCTGCAGTGGTGCGAGCGGGTGGGCCAGGACCCCGTCTACGAGGCCTACCCCGCACACGACCCGTGCGCGGGCGCCGTGGCCGCCGACCGGCTGCTGGCCCGCCCGGACCGTCCCGACGCCGTCTACGGCCTGTTCGACCCCAACGGCACCGACCTCCTCGCGGCCGCCCGCCGCTACGGACTGCGCGTCCCGGAGGAGCTGCTGATCGTCTGCTGCAGCGAGTCCATGGTGTACGCCAACACCGAGCCGCCCGTGACCACCCTCTCGCTCCAGCCGCGCCGCATCGGGACGGCGGCGGTGCAGCTCCTCATCGACGCGATCGAGGGCGTGGAGTCGGAACGGACGGTCGAGCAGGTGATACCGACCGAGCTGATGGTGCGAACGTCGTCCCAGCGCCGCCCGCCCCGCACGACGGTCAGCCCGCCCCGGGCACCGGAGAAGGGGTGA
- a CDS encoding IS110 family transposase: protein MFDTEDVGVFLGLDVGKSAHHGHGLTPAGKKVLDKQLPNSEPKLRAVFDKLKAKFGTVLVIVDQPASIGALPLTVARDTGCKVAYLPGLAMRRIADLYPGEAKTDAKDAAVIADAARTMPHTLRSLELTDEITAELTVLVGFDQDLAAEATRTSNRIRGLLTQFHPSLERVLGPRLDHQAVTWLLERYGSPAALRKAGRRRLVELIRPKAPRMAQRLIDDVFEALDEQTVVVPGTGTLDIVVPSLARSLAAVHEQRRALEAQINALLEAHPLSPVLTSMPGVGVRTAAVLLVTVGDGTSFPTAAHLASYAGLAPTTKSSGTSIHGEHAPRGGNRQLKRAMFLSAFACMNADPASRTYYDKQRNRGKTHTQALLRLARQRISVLFAMLRDGTFYESRTPADVELAA from the coding sequence ATGTTCGACACCGAAGACGTGGGCGTGTTCCTCGGCCTGGACGTCGGAAAGAGTGCTCACCACGGCCACGGGCTCACCCCGGCCGGGAAGAAGGTCCTCGACAAGCAGCTGCCCAACAGCGAGCCGAAACTGCGGGCCGTCTTCGACAAACTCAAGGCCAAGTTCGGCACCGTCCTGGTGATCGTGGACCAGCCCGCCTCCATCGGCGCCCTCCCGCTCACGGTCGCCCGGGACACCGGCTGCAAGGTCGCCTACCTGCCCGGACTCGCGATGCGGCGGATCGCCGACCTGTATCCGGGCGAGGCCAAGACCGACGCGAAGGACGCAGCCGTGATCGCGGACGCCGCCCGCACCATGCCGCACACCCTGCGCTCGCTGGAGCTCACCGACGAGATCACCGCCGAACTCACGGTTCTCGTCGGCTTCGACCAGGACCTCGCGGCCGAGGCCACCCGCACCTCCAACCGCATACGCGGCCTGCTCACCCAGTTCCACCCGTCGCTGGAGCGCGTCCTGGGCCCCCGCCTCGACCACCAGGCCGTCACCTGGCTGCTGGAGCGCTACGGCTCCCCGGCCGCACTGCGCAAAGCCGGCCGCCGCAGGCTCGTCGAGCTCATCCGGCCCAAGGCCCCACGCATGGCCCAGCGGCTGATCGACGATGTCTTCGAAGCGTTGGACGAGCAGACCGTCGTGGTCCCGGGCACCGGCACCCTCGACATCGTCGTGCCCTCCCTGGCCCGCTCGCTCGCCGCTGTCCACGAACAGCGCCGGGCCCTGGAAGCCCAGATCAACGCCCTGCTGGAGGCCCACCCTCTTTCCCCGGTCCTGACGTCGATGCCCGGCGTCGGCGTCAGGACCGCCGCCGTCCTGCTGGTCACCGTCGGCGACGGCACCAGCTTCCCCACCGCCGCCCACCTCGCCTCCTACGCCGGCCTCGCCCCGACAACGAAGTCGTCCGGCACCTCGATCCACGGCGAACACGCACCCCGAGGCGGCAACCGCCAGCTCAAACGCGCCATGTTCCTGTCCGCCTTCGCCTGCATGAACGCCGACCCCGCCTCCCGCACCTACTACGACAAGCAACGCAACCGCGGCAAGACCCACACCCAGGCCCTCCTCCGCCTCGCCCGCCAACGCATCAGCGTCCTGTTCGCCATGCTCCGCGACGGCACCTTCTACGAATCCCGCACACCCGCGGACGTCGAGCTCGCCGCATGA
- a CDS encoding metallophosphoesterase — MTQGAGQGPEVERTATLRDFRVPAYVHETGPYDHDIHPGNAAPPLEEPLEHPEGYTPTQRDLPVINRRGDTLQVTVDPAAVQAPVTATGPGPLFVVGDVHGYLDDLVAALREKGLVDAAGNWCAGTARLWFLGDFTDRGPDGIGVIDLVMRLSAEAAAAGGYCKALMGNHELLLLGAKRFGDTPVNSGAGTATFQAAWLLNGGQKHDMDRLQDHHLQWMSRLDAMEEVDGHLLVHSDTTAYLDYGDSIEAVNDTVRETITRNDADEVWDLFRKFTKRFSFRDEGGADAVRSLLDTYGGTRIVHGHSPIPYLLGEVGSEEGEDNSGPHVEGPHVYADGLAIAMDGGVTMAGKLLVQQLPLSI, encoded by the coding sequence ATGACTCAGGGGGCCGGTCAGGGACCCGAGGTGGAGCGGACGGCGACGTTGCGTGACTTCCGGGTGCCCGCGTACGTCCACGAGACCGGTCCGTACGACCACGACATCCATCCCGGGAACGCCGCGCCGCCCCTCGAGGAGCCGCTCGAGCACCCGGAGGGCTACACGCCGACCCAGCGCGACCTGCCCGTCATCAACCGTCGCGGCGACACGCTCCAGGTGACCGTGGACCCGGCGGCCGTCCAGGCGCCGGTGACCGCGACCGGTCCGGGTCCGCTGTTCGTCGTCGGCGACGTGCACGGCTACCTCGACGACCTGGTGGCCGCCCTGCGGGAGAAGGGTCTGGTCGACGCGGCCGGCAACTGGTGCGCGGGCACGGCCCGCCTCTGGTTCCTCGGCGACTTCACCGACCGCGGTCCGGACGGCATCGGCGTCATCGACCTCGTCATGCGGTTGTCCGCGGAAGCCGCCGCAGCCGGCGGATACTGCAAGGCCCTCATGGGCAACCACGAACTGCTGCTGCTCGGTGCCAAGCGCTTCGGCGACACCCCGGTCAACTCCGGCGCGGGTACCGCCACCTTCCAGGCGGCCTGGCTGCTCAACGGCGGCCAGAAGCACGACATGGACCGGCTCCAGGACCACCACCTGCAGTGGATGTCCCGTCTGGACGCCATGGAGGAGGTCGACGGCCATCTGCTCGTCCACTCCGACACCACCGCCTACCTCGACTACGGCGACTCGATCGAGGCGGTCAACGACACCGTCCGCGAAACGATCACGCGTAACGACGCGGACGAGGTGTGGGATCTGTTCCGCAAGTTCACGAAGCGTTTCTCCTTCCGCGACGAGGGCGGCGCCGACGCCGTGCGCTCCCTCCTCGATACGTACGGCGGCACCCGCATCGTTCACGGCCACAGCCCGATTCCCTACCTGCTCGGCGAAGTCGGCTCCGAGGAGGGCGAGGACAACAGCGGGCCGCATGTCGAGGGACCGCACGTCTACGCCGACGGGCTGGCCATCGCGATGGACGGCGGCGTGACGATGGCCGGGAAACTCCTGGTGCAGCAATTGCCCCTGAGTATCTGA
- a CDS encoding VWA domain-containing protein, with protein MTARSMSKGANLAVDSHAVRVELSWSERATGPDVDASALLLTADGRVRGDGDFVFYNQPRHASGAVRHLGKQRDGGFTTDTVEVDFDALEGVITRVVLCASADGGVFGQVTGLTLRVLDPDGRSELARFEMQADTETAFIGGELYRREGRWKFRAVGQGYASGLAGLATDFGITVDEESEEAPAQSSAPPRVRPDAQRVAGPDASRVGSPGVPPTVPPVSRTPVRAGLPDTGAGVTGPSGPRLTMGEERLPVDMRKRLSLRKEQVAVSLSKRGAAGISARVVLVLDASGSMAFLYSRGVVADVVERMAAVVAQLDDDGEMQAWTFASEAARLPDLSLGELPEWLRLHVRGGEMSLFRRGKKPRKGMEPGQVDMRSVGIQNEEQKAIAQVRSYVRENPAPVPTLVLFFSDGGVYRDAAIERELRAAVEEPIFWQFVGLGRSNYGVLERFDTLPGRRVDNVGFFAVDDIADVPDQELYDRLLSEFPSWITAAGQAGIL; from the coding sequence ATGACTGCGCGATCCATGAGCAAGGGCGCGAACCTGGCCGTCGACTCGCACGCCGTTCGTGTGGAACTCAGCTGGTCCGAGAGGGCCACGGGGCCGGACGTGGACGCCTCGGCGCTGTTGCTGACCGCCGACGGACGGGTGCGGGGCGACGGTGACTTCGTCTTCTACAACCAGCCCCGCCACGCATCCGGCGCTGTGCGGCACCTCGGGAAGCAGCGCGACGGCGGCTTCACGACCGACACGGTGGAGGTGGACTTCGATGCGCTGGAGGGCGTCATCACGCGGGTGGTGCTGTGTGCGTCGGCCGACGGCGGCGTCTTCGGGCAGGTCACCGGTCTGACACTGCGGGTGCTGGACCCGGACGGGCGATCCGAACTGGCTCGCTTCGAGATGCAGGCCGACACCGAGACGGCGTTCATCGGCGGTGAGCTGTACCGGCGTGAGGGCCGCTGGAAGTTCCGGGCGGTCGGGCAGGGGTACGCGTCCGGGCTCGCGGGGCTGGCCACCGACTTCGGGATCACGGTGGACGAGGAGTCTGAGGAGGCGCCCGCTCAGTCGAGCGCGCCGCCTCGGGTTCGCCCCGACGCGCAGCGGGTCGCCGGCCCGGACGCGTCGCGGGTCGGCAGCCCGGGCGTGCCTCCGACTGTCCCGCCGGTCTCGAGGACACCCGTTCGCGCGGGTCTGCCGGATACGGGCGCGGGGGTCACCGGGCCCTCGGGCCCCCGTCTGACCATGGGGGAGGAGCGGCTTCCCGTGGACATGCGCAAGCGCCTGTCGCTGCGCAAGGAGCAGGTCGCCGTCAGCCTGAGCAAGCGGGGGGCGGCCGGGATCAGCGCCCGGGTCGTGCTCGTCCTCGACGCCTCCGGTTCCATGGCGTTCCTGTACTCCCGAGGGGTGGTGGCGGACGTCGTGGAGCGGATGGCGGCGGTGGTGGCGCAACTCGACGACGACGGCGAGATGCAGGCCTGGACGTTCGCCAGCGAAGCCGCACGCCTCCCCGACCTGAGCCTGGGGGAACTGCCCGAGTGGCTGCGGCTGCATGTGCGCGGAGGGGAGATGAGCCTGTTCCGGCGCGGCAAGAAGCCCCGCAAGGGGATGGAGCCCGGGCAGGTCGACATGCGCTCGGTCGGCATCCAGAACGAGGAGCAGAAGGCGATCGCGCAGGTCAGGTCCTACGTTCGGGAGAATCCGGCGCCGGTTCCGACGCTGGTGCTGTTCTTCTCCGACGGAGGGGTCTACCGGGACGCGGCTATCGAGCGGGAGTTGCGGGCCGCGGTCGAGGAGCCGATCTTCTGGCAGTTCGTGGGACTCGGGCGGTCCAACTACGGCGTCCTGGAGCGGTTCGACACGCTGCCCGGGCGTCGGGTGGACAACGTGGGCTTCTTCGCCGTCGACGACATCGCCGACGTCCCGGACCAGGAGCTGTACGACCGGCTTCTCTCCGAGTTCCCCAGCTGGATCACGGCCGCGGGGCAGGCCGGCATCCTCTGA
- a CDS encoding DUF4241 domain-containing protein encodes MVRDAGQTVKVSFAEGWDLVSRTVLHPLSPAAAEARDRVGKPYVMVHWREGQTSPVEVHLVAWGDSHVGAWAYDDRGRRIREADWRLLEPGRLFLRHLGGWRYDTEEQTEFALEAGRTYVDLFPGGKGRRVSEPKGARGPSRHMPADIPEENRWHARSGFGVCGVRQLLLSQTLPPGEQLDFVDATQSETEAWCADRFADGRPSPWVPPRPARPAHLEELFESGTRIVTSFEPEMTVTPIRNIAALRVPSGRLAVADPLTKGHGAGRELSERIPPGEYLIQAAVVAYESQYEDERFPVEEEVAVRLLLGEEPVLSWELALTEKDDVRLLREDEFFGFDTDGAAGSFADASGWEVLADKYRRHLVEQEDDAGESISDGYIRTTDEATGSDLVSFCTGGDGTYPVWLGRANTGKPVCVVVLTGYLPDLRLL; translated from the coding sequence ATGGTGCGGGATGCTGGGCAGACGGTGAAGGTGTCTTTCGCCGAGGGGTGGGACCTGGTCTCCCGGACGGTGCTCCACCCGCTCTCGCCTGCTGCGGCCGAGGCACGGGACCGTGTGGGAAAGCCCTATGTGATGGTGCACTGGCGGGAGGGCCAAACCTCACCAGTCGAAGTGCACCTGGTGGCCTGGGGTGATTCCCACGTGGGCGCATGGGCGTACGACGATCGGGGACGGCGAATCAGGGAGGCGGACTGGCGCCTGCTCGAACCCGGGCGCCTGTTCCTGCGCCACCTCGGGGGATGGCGCTATGACACCGAGGAGCAGACCGAGTTCGCCCTCGAAGCCGGGCGCACCTACGTGGACCTCTTTCCGGGCGGCAAAGGGCGCAGGGTGAGCGAACCGAAGGGGGCGCGGGGACCGTCACGCCACATGCCCGCGGACATTCCCGAAGAGAACCGATGGCATGCCAGATCAGGGTTCGGCGTATGCGGTGTCAGGCAGCTGCTCCTGTCACAAACGTTGCCGCCAGGGGAGCAGCTGGACTTCGTGGACGCCACTCAGAGCGAGACCGAGGCATGGTGCGCAGACCGCTTCGCCGATGGCCGGCCTTCTCCCTGGGTGCCTCCGCGTCCGGCCCGACCAGCCCATCTCGAGGAGTTGTTCGAGTCAGGCACACGCATAGTGACGAGCTTCGAGCCGGAGATGACGGTCACCCCAATACGGAACATCGCGGCTCTGCGTGTGCCCAGCGGCAGGCTGGCCGTCGCGGACCCCCTCACCAAGGGCCACGGCGCTGGTCGTGAGCTGTCCGAGCGGATCCCTCCGGGCGAGTACCTCATTCAGGCTGCCGTGGTGGCCTATGAGAGCCAGTACGAGGACGAGCGCTTCCCCGTGGAGGAGGAAGTCGCTGTCCGTCTGCTGCTCGGGGAAGAACCGGTGTTGTCGTGGGAGCTGGCGCTCACCGAGAAGGACGACGTCAGGCTGTTGCGCGAGGATGAGTTCTTCGGCTTCGACACGGACGGCGCTGCGGGGTCCTTCGCCGATGCCTCGGGGTGGGAAGTGCTCGCGGACAAGTACCGACGCCATCTCGTGGAGCAGGAGGACGATGCAGGAGAGAGCATCAGCGACGGGTACATCCGCACCACGGACGAGGCGACCGGCAGTGACCTCGTCTCCTTCTGCACCGGCGGGGACGGCACGTATCCCGTGTGGCTGGGACGTGCGAACACAGGAAAGCCGGTGTGCGTCGTGGTCCTGACCGGCTATCTGCCCGACCTGCGGTTGCTCTGA
- the thiC gene encoding phosphomethylpyrimidine synthase ThiC, with amino-acid sequence MTNKDARTPASMQDVTNENAVDVNAEGGRSIGWHKGYVEGDRPDLRVPVRQVHLTNGRSVTLYDTSGPYTDPLVETDVRRGLLPLRENWIISRGDTEEYAGRPVRPEDDGIKHTSPRGGLRNLDAVFPGRPRLPRRGRDGKAVTQLAYARRGEITPEMEFVAIRENVSPEVVRDEIAAGRAVLPANVNHPEIEPMIIGKRFLVKVNANIGNSAVTSSIEEEVEKMTWATRWGADTVMDLSTGRNIHTTREWVLRNSPVPIGTVPLYQALEKVDGRAEELTWDIYKDTVIEQAEQGVDYMTVHAGVRLPYVPLTANRKTGIVSRGGSIMAAWCLAHHKESFLYENFEELCEILAAYDVTYSLGDGLRPGSIADANDEAQFAELRTLGELNRIAKRFHVQTMIEGPGHVPMHKIKENIDLQQEICDEAPFYTLGPLTTDVAPAYDHITSGIGAAMIAWWGTAMLCYVTPKEHLGLPNRDDVKTGVITYKIAAHAADLAKGHPGAQEWDDALSDARFEFRWEDQFNLALDPDTAREFHDETLPAEPAKTAHFCSMCGPKFCSMKISQSITAQFGGTAAAGATAEEVAEGMLQKSKEFAASGNRVYLPLAE; translated from the coding sequence ATGACCAACAAGGACGCACGCACGCCTGCCTCCATGCAGGACGTCACCAACGAGAACGCGGTCGACGTCAACGCGGAGGGCGGGAGGTCCATCGGTTGGCACAAGGGATACGTCGAGGGCGATCGCCCCGACCTCCGGGTGCCGGTCCGACAGGTGCACCTCACCAACGGCCGGTCGGTCACGCTGTACGACACGTCCGGCCCATACACCGATCCGCTCGTCGAGACGGACGTGCGCAGGGGATTGTTGCCGCTGCGGGAGAACTGGATCATCTCGCGGGGCGACACCGAGGAGTACGCGGGCCGTCCCGTTCGTCCCGAGGACGACGGCATCAAGCACACCTCGCCGCGTGGGGGCCTGCGCAACCTCGACGCGGTGTTCCCGGGCAGGCCGCGTCTGCCGCGCCGTGGACGGGACGGCAAGGCCGTCACCCAGCTCGCTTATGCGCGCCGTGGGGAGATCACCCCCGAGATGGAGTTCGTGGCGATACGGGAGAACGTCTCTCCCGAGGTGGTACGCGACGAGATAGCGGCGGGCCGGGCCGTGCTGCCGGCCAACGTCAACCACCCGGAGATCGAGCCGATGATCATCGGCAAACGATTCCTGGTTAAGGTCAACGCCAACATCGGCAACTCGGCGGTGACGTCCTCCATCGAGGAGGAGGTCGAGAAGATGACCTGGGCGACCCGCTGGGGCGCCGACACGGTCATGGATCTGTCGACCGGGCGCAACATCCACACCACTCGCGAATGGGTGCTGCGCAACTCCCCCGTCCCCATCGGCACGGTGCCGCTGTATCAGGCGCTGGAGAAGGTCGACGGCCGTGCCGAGGAGCTGACCTGGGACATCTACAAGGACACGGTCATCGAGCAGGCCGAGCAGGGCGTGGACTACATGACGGTCCACGCGGGCGTCCGTCTCCCGTACGTCCCGCTCACGGCCAACCGCAAGACCGGCATCGTGTCGCGCGGTGGCTCGATCATGGCCGCCTGGTGCCTCGCCCACCACAAGGAGTCGTTCCTCTACGAGAACTTCGAGGAACTCTGCGAGATCCTCGCCGCCTACGACGTCACCTACTCGCTGGGCGACGGGCTGCGGCCGGGGTCCATCGCGGACGCCAACGACGAGGCGCAGTTCGCCGAGTTGAGGACGCTCGGGGAACTCAACAGGATCGCCAAGCGTTTCCATGTACAGACGATGATCGAAGGCCCGGGGCATGTCCCGATGCACAAGATCAAGGAGAACATCGACCTTCAGCAGGAGATCTGTGATGAAGCTCCGTTCTATACGCTCGGCCCGCTGACGACGGACGTTGCGCCCGCGTACGACCACATCACCTCCGGTATCGGCGCCGCGATGATCGCCTGGTGGGGCACGGCCATGCTCTGCTACGTCACACCCAAGGAACATCTCGGTCTGCCCAACCGCGATGACGTCAAGACCGGTGTCATCACCTACAAGATCGCCGCCCACGCCGCCGACCTCGCCAAGGGGCACCCCGGAGCACAGGAATGGGACGACGCCCTGTCCGACGCCCGCTTCGAGTTCCGCTGGGAGGACCAGTTCAATCTCGCCCTCGACCCGGACACGGCACGGGAGTTCCACGACGAGACACTTCCGGCCGAGCCCGCGAAGACGGCGCACTTCTGCTCGATGTGCGGGCCGAAGTTCTGTTCGATGAAGATTAGTCAAAGCATCACAGCGCAGTTCGGTGGTACGGCTGCTGCGGGGGCGACGGCTGAGGAGGTCGCGGAGGGGATGCTCCAGAAGTCGAAGGAGTTCGCGGCGAGCGGGAACAGGGTGTACCTGCCACTCGCCGAGTGA
- a CDS encoding YibE/F family protein, with translation MAGYGHARPERGNPQGQPSGYGRGQNPGDVHEPFPDAARPSGWGNSPGERHDSGHGHRHDDAQRAGNGDVQGSGNGHGHASRHGHHADHGRDSGAGPGAGDDGSGGSGGHGPGHTHGHSHSHGPAAPVSQHLRKVIAAILIPFGAAVLVGLVVLWPGGAPAHERTGVGFDRQTQQATVTKVLRVSCASVNASGDAPTGDTSTAEGSSAQQQASGTCKKATIRVDTGDDKGRTFTEIVQPDQSRQLEQGEKVVVAYEPSAPKDLQYSVADVNRRVPMALLAVIFAVAVVVVGRLRGVMALIALAISFMVLNFFVLPAILQGSNPLVVAVVGSSAIMLIALYLCHGLSARTSVAVLGTLISLLLIGVLGSLFIDWAFLTGNTDDNTGLIHGLYPSIDMSGLLLAGIIIGSLGVLDDVTVTQTSAVWELHEANPSMGWRALYRAGIRIGRDHIASVVNTLVLAYAGAALPLLLLFSIAQSSVGTVANSELVAEEIVRTLVGSIGLVASVPVTTALAALVVAADRPSSAAVPTTTQSASPVASTASAGAVPAGSSQARGGRGRRRKR, from the coding sequence GTGGCCGGGTACGGACACGCCCGACCCGAGCGGGGCAACCCGCAGGGACAGCCGTCCGGGTACGGGCGGGGGCAGAATCCAGGCGACGTACACGAACCGTTCCCCGACGCGGCTCGACCCAGCGGCTGGGGGAACAGCCCCGGCGAGCGCCATGACAGCGGCCACGGGCACCGCCACGACGACGCGCAAAGGGCCGGCAACGGCGACGTTCAAGGGTCCGGCAACGGTCACGGCCATGCCTCCCGTCACGGTCATCATGCCGACCACGGTCGTGATTCCGGTGCCGGTCCCGGCGCCGGAGACGACGGCAGCGGCGGAAGCGGCGGACACGGGCCCGGGCATACACACGGCCACAGCCACAGCCACGGTCCCGCCGCCCCCGTCTCCCAGCACCTGCGCAAGGTCATCGCAGCCATCCTCATCCCGTTCGGGGCCGCGGTACTGGTCGGGCTCGTGGTGCTGTGGCCCGGCGGGGCTCCCGCGCACGAGCGCACCGGCGTCGGCTTCGACCGACAGACCCAGCAGGCCACGGTCACCAAGGTGCTCCGGGTGAGCTGCGCGTCGGTGAACGCCTCCGGCGACGCCCCCACCGGGGACACCTCCACGGCCGAAGGGTCCTCCGCCCAGCAGCAGGCGAGCGGCACCTGCAAGAAGGCCACGATCCGGGTGGACACTGGCGACGACAAGGGCCGCACGTTCACCGAGATCGTCCAGCCGGACCAGTCAAGGCAGTTGGAGCAGGGCGAGAAGGTCGTGGTCGCCTACGAGCCCTCGGCGCCGAAGGACCTCCAGTACTCGGTCGCCGACGTGAACCGCCGTGTTCCGATGGCGTTGCTGGCCGTCATCTTCGCCGTCGCCGTCGTGGTCGTCGGGCGGCTCCGCGGCGTCATGGCGCTGATCGCGCTGGCCATCAGCTTCATGGTGCTGAACTTCTTCGTCCTCCCCGCGATCCTGCAGGGCTCCAACCCGCTGGTCGTGGCGGTGGTGGGGTCGAGCGCCATCATGCTGATCGCGTTGTATCTCTGTCACGGCCTGTCGGCCCGCACCTCCGTCGCGGTACTCGGCACACTCATCTCACTGCTGTTGATCGGCGTCCTCGGTTCGCTGTTCATCGACTGGGCCTTCCTGACCGGCAACACGGACGACAACACCGGCCTGATCCACGGCCTGTATCCCTCCATCGACATGAGCGGTCTGCTGCTCGCCGGCATCATCATCGGCTCGCTCGGCGTCCTCGACGACGTGACCGTCACCCAGACGTCTGCGGTCTGGGAGCTGCACGAGGCCAACCCGTCGATGGGCTGGCGCGCTCTCTACCGCGCCGGCATCCGGATCGGCCGGGACCACATCGCCTCCGTGGTGAACACGCTCGTCCTCGCCTACGCGGGCGCGGCGCTGCCCCTGTTGCTGCTCTTCTCGATCGCGCAGAGCAGCGTGGGGACGGTCGCCAACAGCGAGTTGGTCGCCGAGGAGATCGTGCGGACGCTGGTGGGCTCGATCGGCCTGGTCGCTTCCGTGCCCGTCACGACGGCCCTGGCGGCCCTCGTGGTCGCCGCGGACCGCCCGTCATCGGCTGCGGTGCCCACAACGACCCAGAGTGCCTCTCCAGTGGCATCGACGGCTTCGGCGGGCGCGGTGCCCGCCGGTTCGTCCCAGGCCCGGGGCGGCCGGGGCAGACGGCGCAAGCGCTGA